The Arachis ipaensis cultivar K30076 chromosome B07, Araip1.1, whole genome shotgun sequence genome includes a window with the following:
- the LOC107606162 gene encoding F-box protein FBW2 has protein sequence MEETSDFRNWDELIPDALGVIFTNLSLQERVTVIPIVCKSWARAVAGPYCWQEIDIKEWSSRYQPEQLDRMLEMLVARSCGSLRKLCVSGLQNERIFTVIAENACSLQTLRLPRSSMSDSIVEQIAGRLSMISFLDVSYCLKMGAHGLEMIGKNCKLLEGLCRNMHPLDTAGKPLKDDEANAIASTMPKLKHLEMAYHLISTSGVLQILSNCPKLEFLDQRGCWGVTLDNLFLKQKFPKLQVLGPLVLDTHDSDGWEDFSDISDSSEYLAWDFVAGGEGEYYVDDDSDSYEGMWNDEDERLLDELHFRFYEGIEDAGMYWPPSP, from the exons ATGGAAGAAACTTCTGATTTTCGAAATTGGGATGAGTTGATTCCCGATGCATTAGGTGTAATCTTCACCAACCTCTCTCTGCAAGAGAGGGTGACCGTGATCCCAATTGTATGCAAATCATGGGCTAGAGCAGTAGCTGGACCTTACTGCTGGCAAGAGATAGACATCAAAGAATGGAGCAGCCGGTACCAGCCGGAACAGCTCGACCGGATGCTCGAAATGCTAGtcgcaagaagctgtggatcgcTCCGAAAACTGTGTGTTTCTGGTCTCCAAAATGAGAGGATCTTCACTGTCATTGCTGAAAA TGCCTGCTCCCTCCAGACTTTGCGACTGCCGCGGAGCAGTATGAGTGATTCCATTGTGGAACAGATTGCTGGAAGGCTTTCCATGATTTCATTCTTGGATGTGAGCTACTGTCTCAAAATGGGTGCGCACGGGCTAGAGATGATCGGCAAGAACTGCAAACTACTAGAAGGATTGTGCCGGAACATGCACCCATTGGACACAGCTGGGAAGCCCTTAAAAGATGATGAGGCAAATGCAATTGCCTCCACGATGCCAAAGCTGAAGCATCTCGAAATGGCTTACCACCTAATCAGCACCTCGGGTGTTCTTCAAATCCTCTCAAACTGCCCTAAGCTCGAGTTCTTGGATCAGAGGGGGTGTTGGGGTGTCACACTCGATAACTTGTTCTTGAAGCAGAAATTTCCAAAGCTGCAGGTCTTGGGGCCGCTTGTTCTTGACACCCACGATAGCGATGGATGGGAAGACTTCTCAGATATTTCGGATTCTTCCGAGTATTTGGCATGGGATTTTGTGGCCGGTGGCGAGGGCGAATACTATGTGGATGATGATAGTGATAGTTATGAAGGGATGTGGAATGATGAAGATGAAAGGTTGTTAGATGAGCTTCATTTCAGGTTTTATGAAGGGATAGAAGATGCTGGAATGTATTGGCCTCCATCTCCTTAA